From Pseudomonas poae, the proteins below share one genomic window:
- a CDS encoding DapH/DapD/GlmU-related protein, which produces MIRKNPSGDLPVIAESAYVDKTAIICGKVIIGENVFVGPYAVIRADEVDASGAMDPITIGANSNIQDGVVIHSKSGAAVTIGEFTSIAHRSIVHGPCTVGDRVFIGFNSVLFNCAVGDGCVVRHNSVVDGRDLPAAFYVPSTTRIGPNTDLSQFPPVSVSASEFSEDVARTNVDLVRGYKALQNEF; this is translated from the coding sequence ATGATCCGCAAGAACCCTTCCGGCGACCTGCCGGTGATTGCCGAATCGGCCTACGTCGACAAGACCGCGATCATCTGCGGCAAGGTCATCATCGGCGAGAACGTGTTCGTCGGCCCGTACGCCGTGATCCGTGCCGACGAAGTCGACGCCAGCGGCGCCATGGACCCGATCACCATCGGCGCCAATTCGAATATCCAGGACGGCGTGGTCATCCACTCCAAGTCCGGCGCGGCGGTGACCATTGGCGAGTTTACTTCCATCGCGCACCGCTCCATCGTCCACGGCCCCTGCACCGTCGGCGACCGGGTGTTTATCGGCTTCAACAGCGTGCTGTTCAACTGCGCCGTCGGCGATGGCTGCGTGGTGCGCCACAACTCGGTGGTCGACGGCCGCGACCTGCCCGCCGCGTTCTACGTACCCTCCACCACCCGCATCGGGCCTAACACCGACCTGTCGCAATTCCCGCCGGTGAGCGTCAGCGCCTCGGAGTTTTCCGAAGACGTGGCCCGCACCAATGTCGACCTGGTGCGCGGTTACAAAGCCCTGCAAAACGAGTTCTGA
- the hisI gene encoding phosphoribosyl-AMP cyclohydrolase: MTLSMLDLEGAALGSRFPLEQVLGALPWNSDGLIAAIAQQHGSGEVLMLAWMNRQALSETLATGQVCYWSRSRRQLWRKGESSGHWQQLVEARLDCDGDAVLLIVDQQGPACHTGRPTCFYNAIDGAYVHIITSPLKKEPTA; encoded by the coding sequence ATGACCCTGAGCATGCTCGACCTGGAAGGGGCTGCCCTCGGCAGCCGCTTTCCACTCGAACAGGTGCTCGGTGCGCTGCCGTGGAACAGCGATGGCTTGATTGCCGCCATCGCCCAGCAACACGGCAGCGGCGAGGTGCTGATGCTGGCCTGGATGAACCGCCAGGCCCTCAGCGAAACCCTGGCCACCGGGCAGGTCTGCTACTGGTCGCGCTCGCGCCGGCAGCTGTGGCGCAAGGGTGAATCCTCCGGCCACTGGCAACAGTTGGTTGAAGCGCGCCTGGATTGCGACGGCGACGCAGTGCTGCTGATCGTCGACCAGCAAGGTCCGGCCTGCCACACCGGTCGGCCCACCTGCTTCTACAACGCCATCGACGGCGCCTACGTTCATATCATCACCTCGCCTCTTAAAAAGGAGCCCACTGCATGA